Proteins encoded within one genomic window of Etheostoma cragini isolate CJK2018 chromosome 21, CSU_Ecrag_1.0, whole genome shotgun sequence:
- the rasd1 gene encoding dexamethasone-induced Ras-related protein 1, giving the protein MIKKMSPSESEFDIPAKNCYRMVILGSTKVGKTAIVSRFLNGRFEEQYTPTIEDFHRKLYSIKGDVYQLDILDTSGNHPFPAMRRLSILTGDVFILVFSLDNRDSFQEVQRLKRQIFETKSCLKNKIKENIDVPLVICGNKGDREFYREVQQEEIEQLVAGDEKCAYFEISAKRNENVDKMFRTLFTLAKLPHEMSPDLHRKVSVQYCDMLHRKSMKNKKMKDIGEAYGMVNPCARRPSVHSDLMYIKEKAIGGGQSKDKERCVIS; this is encoded by the exons ATGATTAAGAAAATGTCTCCGTCCGAAAGCGAGTTCGATATCCCAGCCAAGAACTGCTACCGGATGGTGATATTGGGATCCACCAAAGTTGGGAAAACAGCCATCGTGTCCCGTTTCCTGAACGGGAGGTTCGAAGAGCAGTACACGCCGACAATCGAGGACTTTCACAGGAAACTGTACAGCATCAAGGGAGACGTTTACCAGCTGGACATACTGGACACATCAGGGAACCACCCGTTCCCCGCCATGAGGAGGCTATCGATACTGACAG GTGACGTGTTCATTCTCGTCTTCAGTCTGGATAACCGAGACTCCTTCCAGGAGGTGCAGCGGCTCAAGCGCCAGATATTCGAGACCAAGTCGTGCCTGAAGAACAAAATCAAGGAGAACATCGACGTGCCTCTGGTCATCTGCGGGAACAAGGGGGACCGGGAGTTTTACCGAGAGGTCCAGCAGGAGGAGATCGAGCAGCTGGTGGCCGGGGACGAGAAGTGCGCGTACTTCGAGATCTCCGCCAAGCGCAACGAGAACGTCGATAAGATGTTTCGGACTCTGTTTACCTTGGCCAAACTCCCTCACGAAATGAGCCCCGACCTCCACCGGAAAGTATCCGTGCAGTACTGCGACATGCTGCACAGAAAGTCCATGAAAAACAAGAAGATGAAGGACATTGGAGAGGCGTACGGCATGGTGAACCCTTGCGCGCGGAGACCCAGCGTGCACAGCGACCTGATGTACATCAAGGAGAAGGCGATAGGAGGGGGACAgagcaaagacaaagagaggtgTGTGATCAGTTAA